AAAGTTGGCCTCACCTTCATCCTTCGATCCAGAGTTTCGTTTCCAAACCGACTCTCGACATCGACGAAACTGCAAATTTGAGGTCAGTTTGATTTCTCAAAATGGAAAACCCAAATTTTTCGATGTTGCCCTATTTCACGTTGTGATTTTCCGCTGTTTCTGGACTGATTGTGTTGAATGATTCTGCTGTTGAATTGCGGTTTTGTGTTCATCCAATTTCAAATTGTTTATTGTATCATGTTGTTTTTGGATTAGGTTTGCGTTGCTTTTCTCATGTTTATGGATTGTTATTGTGTATGATGAGTCAATTGTGTTGTGTTATTGTGTATGTTTTTCCCATCAAAGTAAATAGCTTTGATTACTTCATCGTTTCTTTATCTTAGTTTTGGTTTTCCAGTAAATTCAATTGGAGGTTTACTTCtgtcaagaaaaaataaattaggaaGTTATTATTAATGATTTGAAACTGAATAGAGCTTGACATTAAAGTCTTTTACCTTTTTCACCAATTTGGGGACTTCTTCCACCCTCAGTTTTTGAAATGATTGAACCAGTTTCAGGCTTAGAAGTTCATAAGCTCATACTTTCCTCTTCTGACTTCAAGTTTCCAAATGCAATATCAATGCATAGGAATAATTTTGCAACAGTGTCTTAGGGGTCGGTTGGAAAAGGCCATGTCATTGCAGACGCATTAGCAAATCCATTTAAATGAGACCATGCATGGTTTCAACCTCTATTGGTACTCCATAAGATTTCCATAATATTTAGGAAGAGAAAACATAAAGAGCTTAGGAAATAAAGTGGTGCAGTTAGAAAAGATGAGAGTGTTTAGACAAGTGTAAGTGTAAAAAGGTGATGGTTGaagcattattattattattattggggAGGCCGTATAGtgtttggtttttatttttgggaCCGAGAGATTTTTTTCTAAGATACAATTATACAACtatatatgtaaatgttattatAGAAGTACACGGTGCACACCACTTAAGTCTATTTAGCTCAATTCAATATTGCTTTTTCCATCACCTTAATGCCCCCAGTTGGATCACAAGCCTCTTTTACTTAGCTTGGCAACTACTCTTCTTTATCACTGCTTTCTATACTCTTAACACTTCCATAATCTCTCATATATGAGCTATCATCAATTTGCTTCCTTTGTTTCATTTGAACATCACAATTACCTCTCTTACTTTGGAAGCTACAAATCATCTcgtattatatataaatgagtcatgtttctttatttttatcaaattttactatttagtTTTCTATGATGATATTGAAAATTGTTAATTATCATGGATAGGAATGGATGTGAATAACTTTAAAACTCAGCTGAAAAAGCACAGTGATAACATAAGTGCTCTGGAACGCAATATGCAATACAGCGGGTCCATAAATATGCTCATGAAAAACCTTTCCGTCAAGATTGAATCGAGTCATGCTCAACATTCTGAAGCCATAGGAGCCTTGGGGCAAGAGGATGAGAAACTATTGTcaggtaattttatttatttttatttaaaaaaaattgaaattttttatttatttgtttttatttttgatgtgtttttcttttcagatgtTAAATCAATGAAAACAGAGAGAGAAATGATACGTGGGGAGATGAAGGAAATAAACAAAACTTTAGAAAAGCTGAAAACTGATAAGATGGAGGGAGAAAGGTTGTTGGGGGAAGCTTATGACCGTATCTCAATGCTGGATGCTGAAATGGAGACATCAAAAAAGAGTACTACAGATACGATTGCAGGTTTATTTTCAAAGCATGCTAAACTGATTGTTAAGTTGAAGTAGgtatgtgatattttatttaatgtttgttaatatttaatgtaattagtCCAGAGTTCTAacctttatatttaatttttaaatttgtagcTGATTGATCGGTACTAGAATGAGTATTTGAAAGTAACCAatatatatgaatgaaaagTTACGATTTGGATCTCCACactaatttaactaaaatgCACCAGAATCgtgatatatattattatgcAAAGTTATGTATCAGTGTTTTCAACATATAAAGCAGTCCATCCATCATCTCTGTTGGGATAGATTGAACTACCGTTAGGAACATGAAAACGTTACTAATGAAACTTGTTTATATGCAAATTATATTATTGCTATTGATGCTTTTATTGGTATAGCAGAGTGAAGCAAGAGAAtgctgaaaaaaaatattattcaacttAGGCACAACTCTGGAAGATAATTTAGTTAGGCTTGAAAATTAGGATGGGATacatatttctttaaataatctATGGGTTTATATACTTTAGTCCTACTGATCAAGGAAGTAAATGTCTCAGTAAGCTGTACTCCCATGATTTTTGGGATTTATACAGGTTACTAACTAACGGCATATAGATTCTTACGCCCCTCTGCAAGATAGTGAGTATGTATTCTTCATCCCTATCTTGGTCACAATTCTGTCAAATGTGAAGCTGTTCAACCCTTCTTGAGATTTGTGTAAGCTGTTCTTGAGTGGGTACATGTAGAGCAATTGATAAGCCAATATCAAGTTTCTCCTTGATAAGATGCCTATTCACTTCAACGTTCTTAGTCTTACCATGTTTAACAATGTTATGAGCTATGTTGATTACTGATTTACTGTCACAGTAGATTTTCTCAGGTCCTTTCAAAAGGGAAGAATACTTGtaaatattgtattttcatGGTTGTTTTATTCTTGAACTCTAAAGTTGACTTACAAAAATGCATTTAGCTGTCAGAAAGTAATTCATTACTGAATGTTATGCACTTAATTCCCTAAACTTTGAGGTAGAGTCTTAGTAAAATGATAGACAAGGACTAAGTTAAACAATCCATCTAGCAAGGCTATGTTAAAAAGGCAGCTAGTAGTTGTTGCTCTAGTTTTCTTGCCTTCGGCAAATATTGGTTTCCAAAAGAATGAAGTCTTGTGTTTTAAGAGTTTGAAAAAGGATGCATGGGCAGAGATGAGAGAAAATTGGAGCTGGTTTGTAGGACATTGCATACttgtttgttttataatttgggGAGGCCGTGAAGTGTTTGGTCTCTGTTTTTGGGCTGtgcgattttttttttaagatacaTTGATACAAAtgtatacaaatattattatataagtacACAGTCACACCACTTAAGTCTATTTAACTCAGTTCAATATTGCTTCTTCCATCACCTTAATGCCCTCACTTGGATCACACGCCATCGTTATTCAGCTTGGCAACTACTCTTCTTTATCACTGCTTTATATACTCTTAACACTTTCATTATCTCTCATATATGGGCTATCATCAATTTGCTTCCTTTGTTTCATTTGAACATCACAATTACCTCTCTTACTTTGTAAGTTACGTATCAtgcaattgaaaaattattacacGATCTCGAATAATATATGAATAAGtcctgtttttcttttctttttttaatctatttttactatttagATTTCTATGATGATATTGAAAATTGTTAATTATCATTGATAGGCATggattatgataaatttaaaacccAGTAGAAAGAGCACAATAATCATATAAATGCTCTTGAAGACAACTTGCGATACGATCGTCGGGTCATGAATATCCTCTTGAAAGACATTAAAGAGGAGATTGAAATGTTTCATTGTAAGCGTTCCACAGACTTAGAAGCGTTGATGCAAGAAAATGAGGAATTGTTGTTGTcaggtaattttatttatttttatttaaaaaaagaattgaaattttttatttatttgcttttactttttatgtttttttcagAAGTTGAACCAGGGAAGACGAAGAAACAAATGTGTGAAAACATTAAACATGGATAATGAAAATATGAGTAGAGATTTATCTGAAAAGGTTGAAAACTTGGAGCAGGTATGTGTTGTTTGTAATTAGTTTCGAGTTCTGAcctttatatttgattttcaaatttatagcTGCAATACATGCTGATTGATTGGTGCTTGAATGCGTATTTGAACGTAACCAACATGTAGGAAGAAAAGTTAAGATTTGGATGTACAAACTGATCTAACTAAAATGCACTAGAATGGTGATATATGTTATGCAAAGTTATGTATCGTGTTTTCAATATGTAAATATGTAAAGCAGGTCCATCCATCATCTGTGTTGGGATAGATTGAACTGGCGTTAGGAACATGAAAACGTTACATAATGAAACTTGTTTATATgcaaattatattattagtattgatGTTTTTATTGGTATAGCAGAGTAGCAAGAGatgcagaaaaaaaatattattaacttaGGCACAACTCTTGAGGATAATTTAGTTAGGCTTGAAAATTAGGATGGGATACATATGTCTCTGAATAACATATGGATTTACATACTTTAGTCCTACTGATCAAGGAAGTAAATGTCTCTCAATAAGCTTTATACCGGTTACTAACTAACAGCATACAGATTCTGTCATCCCTATCTTGGTTACAATTCTGTCAAATGTGAAACTGTTCAACCCTTCTTGAGATTTGTGCAAGCTGTTCTTGGGTGGGTACATGTAGAGTAATTGATAAGCCTCTATCAAGTTTTTCCTAACTAAAATGCCTATTTACTTCAACGTTCTTGGTCTATCATGCTTGACAGTGTTATGAGCTATGTTGATTACTGATTTATTGTTACAGTGGATTTTCTCAGGTCCTTTCTAAGTGGAAGAATACCTAATAAAACAGATTTTGGGGCTCTAATATCAAGTTTCCCTTGTCTTGGTTATGTTAGAAGAAATGAAACACACTCAAAGATTGATTATGCAAATGAACAAATTCAAGCAACATGGATTCCCGATGTTTTTCACTTCTTTAGAGCTCAAAAAGTTAGAATGAAACAACTAAACAACTAAACCTTTCAAACTTGTTTTTGGATCTTtcaatatattcattttttgttcTGTGATGGACTATTTTCAGATATATAAATCATGGAATTTGGTCATGTGGGTTTCATGAAAACACTATGCTCATTTTGGtgacatatatttaaaatgtggAATGCAGCTGAGTTTTGTTATTATATAGGTGAAATATTATCTTTCCTGTGCTGCACATTGAATTTATATGTACTTTCTGTTTCATAGTTAATAATGCAGTTTTCAGTTTTCAATTTTAAGTGTAGCAGAGGAGGGCTGAGGCTGCATGGATATGGAGTGGTCAAGTCATGACCTTTTGTTTCATAGTTAATAATGCAGTTTTCAATTTTAAGTGTAGCAGAGGAGGGCTGAGGCTGCATGGATATGGAGTGGTCAAGTCATAACCTTCTGTAGTCTTTGACAGACATGTTAGACAAGTATTCTTTGATTTTGTAGGGTTTTTTTTGAATATGATACAATACGGGTTAACCAGAAAATAAGCCCTCAAGAGTGCATAACAAACCTTCAGTGGctgaaacataaataaataaataaatatatatatatatatatatatatatatatatacttaataattataattattcccATATGAAAACCGTACTACAAtcattcttttttctcttcatcaatacatatttaatagttataaatgaaatttttcttattaaaacaCCCCCACtctctaaaatatattatagatagatatatttaAATGTACTTATTTATAACATTAGTATTGTAACtgatatttctaaattttaatgcaatattacaagtttattaaaaaagttattaatatttttaatatttatttatgtttcattcatttttttaatgatttaaatttaatttttaaaatattaattaatttttcatataaatagtcgtatatttatttataatacatatTGAATAGAAGTAGAATACATATtgaatataaagtaaaataaatttaaatatagtcacatttaaaatgttagtatgtgttttattatttattacacacctgtttatgaaaaattaattgaaattttaaagaattaaaatttgtattttaaaaaaaatctaaatttgattattaaaaattaattaaaatataaataaatattagaatcgcttatatattttataaacatataacaatgtaatatatataaatacatttaattaaattttaaaataataataatgtaaagaTATCTCATTAAAAAggtatatatctttttaaaataaagtaaaatctttagtaaaaataattaaaaataaagaggaaACACATTTCTCACTAGATATGATTTTCTTATCTTATTTAGAATTGAGTGCGCCactttaacttaaaataaagtGGAAAGCTATGATTAGTCACTTGTAGATTAAACTAGGTGAACCTTCTTTGGTCTTTTTAAGAGCTTAAATATTTacaagttttatttatgaataaata
This region of Vigna unguiculata cultivar IT97K-499-35 chromosome 5, ASM411807v1, whole genome shotgun sequence genomic DNA includes:
- the LOC114185515 gene encoding uncharacterized protein LOC114185515, which encodes MDVNNFKTQLKKHSDNISALERNMQYSGSINMLMKNLSVKIESSHAQHSEAIGALGQEDEKLLSDVKSMKTEREMIRGEMKEINKTLEKLKTDKMEGERLLGEAYDRISMLDAEMETSKKSTTDTIAGY